The genomic interval TAAGCTCAATTACTTCGCCGGAATTGATTTTTTTTATATCTTCCACAATATTTTTTAAATTTTCATTACTGATATTTATTGCTCCGAAATTCCATGGGCTTAGTGTTTGTGTAATTTCGCAGGCGTCTTTGAAATAATCGGTTTTAAACTCTTTATTTGTTTCAAGTCCTAGCAAAACTTCTTTGCTGAGTGCTTCATAAGTTTTCATATCTTTGTTTATGGCTCTTCTTGCGCTATAGTATGAAATAGAATTGAAAATCAAATGTAGAATCGCTAATATTGCATAAATACCAACCGCTAGAGCAAACCAGAGTGCAATCGGCAAATTTAACTCAAATCCGAAAATATTTAATGTATAGCTGCCGCTTTCTTGTGTAAAAGCAGCGACTGCGACTACACCTATATAAATAAGCGAATATATAAAAAACTGTTTGATTTTCATTTTTGCTCCTTTATTTTTTTTGTTTTTCTATGATCTCTCTGCATGTTATACAATATCTTGCTTGCGGTTTTGCTTTTAGACGATCTATGCTGATTTCATCTTCGCACATTTCGCAAATTCCGTAAGTGCCGTTTTCTATTTTTTTTAGGGCAAGTTCAATTTTTTCCAATTCATAACGTTGCTTTGAGCTTAGCGAATATTCCAAATTTGAATCTGTATTCATACTTGCTACATCAAATTCATCGGCAGCATTATTAGAACGTAATTCAGCAACCTCATTTACCGAATCGTTTATATTTTTCTTTATTTGTTCTTTTCTTTCTTCAAGAAGCTTTCGAAAAAATTTTAATTCCGTCTTTTTCACTATTATCCTTTATTTATGATATGGATGGCCCGCGTTTATGCAAAGTCCTCTAAAAATTTGTTCAAAAAGCATAAGTTTGGCAATTTTATGAGCCAAAGTCAGCTTTGTTAAACTTATTATTTTATCCATTTTTTGCTTAAAATTTTCACTTAAACCGTATGCGCCGCCGATAAAAAATGAAATTTGACTGTTTTTTGATAAAATTTCAGCAAATTGCAAACTATCAATCATTTCGCCTCGCTCATCAAGTGCAATTAAATAGCCTTTTTTATGAGCGAAATAAACTTCATCGTATGATTTTAATGCTTCGTCTTTGCCGATACTTTGAGCCTTTGCAATTTTTTGATTAAAAAATACATTATCTTTCAGGGCTGCAAATTTTTGTGACATTTTTATGTATTCCGCTATCTGCATTGCGAAATCATTTTTATTTTTTTGTATCGAATTTACGAAAATTTCACTCATTTGTATTTTGCTCATCGTCTATTTCGGCAACTTCTATTTGATTGTTGTGAGTGAAAAATGTAATCATATCGCTGATATATTTTTTCATTTCATTTCGTTCCACAATTGCATCAATTAAACCGTGTTCAAGTAAAAACTCGCTTGTTTGAAAGTTTTCAGGTAAATCTGCGCCTATTGTTTGTTTTATAACTCTTTGTCCTGCAAATCCTATAAGAGCTCCCGGTTCTGCTATAATAAGATCTCCAAGCCATGCAAAAGAAGCGCTTACTCCACCCATTGTAGGATCGCTTAAAACTGAAATAAAAGGAATTTTTGCTTCACTTAAAATTTTAATTGCAGCTGATGTTTTACTCATCTGCATAAGTGAAAAAGTGCTTTCTTGCATTCTGGCACCTCCACTTGCGCTTATTATTATAAGAGGTTGATTTTTTTCCAATGCTCTTTTGGCTGAGCGCACGATTTTTTCACCTTCAACAGAGCCCATGCTTCCGCCCATAAAAGCGAAATCAAAAACACAAAGTTGAACTTTTATACCGTTTATTTCGCACTCACCACTAATGACAGCGCTATTACCGCCTGTTTTTTCACTGCTTTCACTGACTCTTTTTTTATATGATTTTTTATCGACAAATTTTATCGGGTCAAGCGGCGATAAATTTTTATCAAATTCTTCAAAAGTTTCGGTATCTGCTAATAAATTTATTCTCTCTTTTGCTGATAAACGCATATGATGTCCGCATTTCGGGCATACGCGGTTGTTGCTTTCCACTTCCTTATGATACATCAAAGAGCCGCATTTAGGACATTTTATCCAATGCGACGGTGCTTCCTCCGGCGTACTTTGTTTGCGAGTAATTTTTGAAAAAATATCTCCAAGATTCATTTTTCAAGCCTTTAAAATATAAAATTTTTTGATTATACCCAAAATTTCTTATTCTAAAATTTAAAGAAATTCGGGGTATAAAATTTTATATCGCTTTTGGTGTTCCGCTTCTAAGTGACGGATTTTTTGAACTGATTATCCATTGTTTTGCAAAGATTATTGCAAAAATTGTCGTTCCTATAATGTATGATGTGCATTCATCGTTTATAAAATCAAAATATTTTACACATATATTTGGAACTAAGCAAAGAGGTGTGATTATAAGCATTAAAATACGTTCAATTACATTGCAACGTGTTACAAGCCAACCTTGCAGCGCGCTTGAAAATGCAAAAATTCCAATCAATGCCATTGAAAAAATAAGTAAAATAGTTAAAGGATCGCTTATCCAAACGATTGTCAAAGGATCATACGGATTGCCTACTGATTCGATTAAAAGCAATTTGTTGTTGAAGAAAAATGCAAATGGTAAAATCGTAGTTCGTAAATCATAAAAAAATCCTTGAAGTCCGACCGTAACAGGATTTGCTTTTGCAATTCCGGCTGCTGCGTATGCCGCAATTCCAACAGGCGGCGTGTCATCGGCTAAAATTCCAAAATAAAATACAAATAAATGCACGGCAATTGCAGGAATTATAAAATCATTTTTGCCTGCAAGCATTAAAATAACCGGTGCCACCAAACTTGAAACTACTATATAATTTGCTGTTGTTGGAAGCCCCATTCCTAAAATCAGGCTCATTACAGCTGTTAAAACTAAAATCAATAAAATGTTGTTTCCTGCAAGCTTTTCTACTACATCGGCTAGAACTTGACCAATTCCTGTTAATGAAATTGAACCTATTATAAGTCCTGCAAGTGCTGTTGCAACAGCTACTGTGACCATATTTTTAGAAGCTGCTACCATAGCCCAAAAAATATCGCTAAAACCTCGCAAAAAATCGGCTTTTGTAATTTTTTCGTGAATGATGAATTTTTTTAACGGATCTTGAATTATCATAATTATAAAAATAGTGTTAATAGCATAAAATGCTGCAGAAATCGGTGATTCTTTAGCGATTAACAATATATAAAGCAAAACCAGAATCGGTATTATGTAATGAATTCCGCTCAAAATAATTTTAAATTTTGAAATTTCACTTTTAGGACTGCTTTTTAAGCCTAATTTACAACTTTCTAAATGTACAATAAAAAATAGACTTGCATAACACGCAAAAGCAGGAATAACCGCTGCTATCATTATATTTGTGTAACTCATTCCTAAAAATTCGGCGATTATAAAAGCTGCCGCTCCCATAATTGGCGGCATAAGTTGTCCATTTACTCCTGCTGCAACTTCCACAGCGCCGGCTTTTACGCTGGTAAGTCCTGCTTTTTTCATAAGCGGAATCGTAAAAGTTCCTACAGTTACCACGTTTGCAGTAGAACTTCCGCTTACCATTCCTGTTAATCCGCTAGCGATTACGGAAGCTTTTGCCGGACCGCCGCGAAATCTTCCTAAAAGCGAAAAAGCAACATTTATAAAGTATTGTCCTGCTCCGGCTCTTTCCAAAAGTGAACCGAAAAGTACGAATAAATATATAAAACTTACACTAACACCTAAAGGGACGCCGAAAATACCCTCTGTTGTAAGAAACATATGACCTGCCAGTTTGCTTAAACTTGCTCCTTGGTGAGCAATAATATCAGGCATATATTGTCCAAAATAGCAATATAATAAAAATATAAATGCGATTATTCCAAGTGCAGGCCCCATCATTCTTCTACCGGCTTCAAAAAGAATAAAAATCGCAATTAACGATACTACTATATCTCTAACAAGATAGTCTCCAGGTCTATTTGCCAGATCATAAAATTCTATAAAAGGATAAAGCGTAGCCAAAACTCCTATAATAACCAGTATCCAATCATACCATGGAATAAACGAATTGGCGCTTTTGTGAATTTTAAGCGGAAAAAGTAAAAAAATAATTCCGAGTGCAAAAGCTAAATGAATTGAACGTGCTATTGTTGTATTTAAAGGGAAATAAGCTATATAAAGCTGAAAAACCGCCCATGAAAAACAAACGATAGTCGTTATCCAAAATAGAATTGGTGAATCAAATTCACGACTTTTTACTTCTAAAACTTGCTCGTCTTTTTTTGCTTTTTCCATATAATTAGCCTATTTTAAAATTCCTTCTTCTTTAAAAACAGCTTCGGCAGCCGGATGAAGTGGCGCTGAAAGTCCTTCTACAAGAGATTCTTTTGTAACTAATTTTAATGCCGGATGAAGTTTTTTGTATTCGTCAAAATTATCTAAAATAGCCTTAACTACGGCTCTAACTGAACTGTCGCTTTGATTTTTTGTTGCTACTAAAACAGCTTTTACACCGATTGTTTGAGTATCGTGATCTACGCCTTTGTAAAGATTTGCAGGTATTACGCCTTTTGAAAAATAAGGATATTTCTTTAAAAGTTCGTTAATTTGCGCGTCTTCAATTCCTATTAAATCAATCGGTATCGAATTTGAAGCATCTGTAATATTTGCTGTTGGATGACCTACAACATAAAAATATCCGTCAATTTTTTTATCTTTTAAAGCCATTGGACACTCTTGAGCGGTTAATACACCTCTATGAGCCAAATTTTCAACATTAAATTTATAAGCGTCGAAAACTATTAAACCTGTGACTTCATTTCCACTTCCTGGATTTCCGACATTGATTTTTTTGCCGCTTAAGTCATTGTAAGATTTTATGCCGCTTTCTTTTGAAACTACAAAAGCAAGCATTTCAGGGTAAATTGAAATAACGGCGCGTAAATCTTTATCTCCGGCGCCTTCAAATTTTCCTGTTCCGTTGTATTTATCATATACTACGTCGCTTTGTACGAAGCCGAAATTAAGTTCGCCTTTTAAGACGTTATTTACGTTATATACGCTAGCTCCTGTCGATTGAACCGAGCATTTCATGTTTGCGTTTTTATTTACCAAACGACAAATTGCACCACCAACCGGATAATAAGTTCCTGTCATACCGCCTGTGCCGATAGAAATAAACTCTTTTGCTACAAGAGAAGTGCTTGCTATAAGCAAACTGGCAATAATTGCTGAAATTTTTTTCATACTTTTTCTCCTTAAAATGAAATGCAGGTATTATACAGTTTTTTGTTTTTACTTTTATTAAAATTCTATGTTGATTTTAAAATTTAAGATATAAGACCGTTTGGTGTAAGTGTGTAGAATTTAGTAACTACGCACTCCAAAAATGCGCGGTCATGCGAAACTATGATTATACTTTTTTCAAGTTTTTGTAAAATTTTTGTGAGCCTTTTTTGCATATTTTCATCAAGTCCGCCGGTAGGTTCATCAAACAGCAAAATTTTCGGCTCCATTACCAAAACTCCTGCAAGCGCAACCAGCTTTTTTTCGCCGCCGCTTAAATTATATACGATTTTATCCTTTAAATGCGAAATTTCAAGTTCATTCAGCATAAATTCTGCACGCTTTTTTGCCTCGCTTTGACTTACGCCGCTTGCAAGCAGACCGAACGCAATATCATCAAATACGTTAGGGCAGATAAATTGCTCGTCGCTGTTTTGAAATAAAAAGCCGACTAAGCGCCTGTATTTGCTGTAAATTTTAGGATCATTTACATTTTCGTGAAAAAGCTCGATATCGCCGTCAAAATTCGCGTTAAGTCCTGCTATGATTTCCAGTAAAGTAGTTTTTCCTACGCCGTTTGCGCCGATAATTGCGATTTTTTCTTTATGTCCTATACTTAAATTTAAATTTTCAAACAATGTCCGTTCACCTATTTTTGCAGTTACGTTTTTAAGACTCACAGAACAACTCATAAAATTTGACCTTTCTTTATAAACACACAAATTATAGTGATTAAAAGCAAAATTTCAGCAAAATTTATTTTTTGCGCGCTGCCAATGATTTTGAAATTTCCGTTAAAATTTCGCACAATCAGCGCTTTTTGTAAATTTTCGCTGCGGTTTATAGCGCAAATAAATAAAATTCCAACGATATTTGCATAAGTTTTAAGTGAGAAAATATCGGTTTTAGCGATAAATGAGCGTGCTTTAAGAGTTTTTAAAATTCTTTTGAATTCTTTTTTTAAAGCGTCTATAAATTTTACACTGAAAAATAGTAAAAATGCGAATTTAGCGCAAAATTTTATCTCCGCGATACCGGAACAAATTTCAAAAATATTAAATTTATAAAACAGTAAAAGAGTAAAAAATATAATTAAATTTGCCCTAAGCGCAACCAAAATCGCCATTTTTGTTTGTCCGAAATACCAAAAACTAAGTGCTATTAACGCTATAAAGATATTTAAAAATAAAATTTTAACGGCAATTTTTGCAATCAGTTTATAATTTATCAAAGAAACAAAAATCACAGGCGCAAAGAACGTGGCGTAAATTTCGCTTTGAAGCGCTATGAAAAATGAGTAAAAAATCGTTGCGATAAAAGCTAATTTTGGGCTTATCATCTCTTTTTTTTGACAAAATATATTACGCCGAAAATTAGCAAAATCGATAAAATAGATGCGACGAATTTTAAAAATTCCATCTTAAAATCAATCGAGTTTTCAAAATCTTTTTCAAGATCCTGTTTGTTTTCTTTTGTAGTATTTTGCTCGTTTGCATTTTGGGCGTTAAAATTTTTAGCGTTAAATTCTATCTTTTTTTGATGACCGGTTCCACCATTTACAACTATTTCAAAATTCTCGCTTGGAATTTTAATGCTGATTTCGCCTTTTTCATCCAATTTATAATCTTTTCCGGCTATTTTTACATCGCAATTTCGGCAAGGTGATTTAGCTGAAAAATAGCTTTTTACAAATACTTCATCACCGTTTTGTTTGGCAAAAATATAAAGTCCGTGTGCATTTAAAATTCCGCAAAATAGGGCTAAAATTATAAAAAATCTCATTTTAAAACTCCGGGTTTTATTTTTAGTATAAAACTGACTGCAAAAAGTGTGATAAATCCTTCAATTACTGCTAATGGAATATTCATCGCAAATACGGCAAATGCAAGCGCTTTAAGTTCTTCTCCGTTTAAAAAAAGTGTAAGAGCAAGTAAAAATGCCGATATCAAAATAGCTAAAAATCCGGCTAAGAAAAAGCCTACTTTCGGTGGCGAAATTTTAAAAGCTATAAACTTCATAAAAATTGCCGGAAATCCCATTATAAGTGTATTTACGCCAAGTGAACTAAGTCCGCCGAATCCAAAAACAAGCCCTTGAAAAAATAGTCCTACAAATATCGCCAAAAAGGCATTTGTCCCCAGCATAATTCCTATAAGTCCGCTTAAAATCAGATGCACCGACGTTACGCCGAAAAGTGGAAAATGTATGAAACTAGCTACGAAAAAAATCGCTGAAAATGCCGCTACTTTTGAAATTTCGTCTGATTTTAATTTGTATAATAAAACGCTCACCGCCACACCTGTTACAGCCCAAGCCGGGATAATAATTTCAGGTCTTAAAACGCCTTCACTGATATGCATTTATGTCCTTTCTTTTTTAACTTCGGCATTGTAGCAAAATTCACTGCAATTTCGTTTGAATGTCTCGTTATACATAATTTAAATAGCGCGGATATTATGCCTCCGCGCTTTGGAGTAGTTGTGCGAGGAAAAATTCCTCTATAAAACAAACTAAATTTTTAATTTGCTTTATAGAGTGATTATTAAATAATTTATATTTTTTAAAACCATGACAAAATATTTTGTTTATCAAGAGTTTTTAATGAATATTAACAAGTTTCAAGTTTTAAGAAAAACCGCCATTTTAAATAATGGCGGTGAAATTTCAAAAATAAAATTTAGAAATTTTCACTAAATTTTATTTTATATAATCTTTCGTTTCTATCCAAATAACTCCGCCAAGTTCGATAGGATAATCTTTTCCGTCTTTTTTGATTGTTTCATCGTCTTCAATAAGTGCGGCAAAACCCCACCAGCCTGTAAGCGGCATTGTAAAACTGAACTCACCGTTTTCATTTGTCATAACTTCTTGCGTTACGTGGTCGTCAGTAGGAGCTTTTAAGCCGTTTTTGTTATAGTATTCGACTTCTACCGGAATATTTTTAGCAGGTTTTCCTTTATAAAGAACTTTCGCGCTGAAATTATTGCCTTTATAAAGTCCGTATGGGCGAGTTAGCGGCACAATTTCAGCTTTTAAGCCGATTGGTTTATTCCAGCCTTCGCCACCGCCGAACGCATTTACAACTGTTTTTGTGATATGTTTTATAAAAGTATTTTCCGCAGGTTCAAAATAAGGTGCAGGCTCAACAAAAAATTGATATACGCCAGGTTCGTTTATAATATAATTTGCTTCATAAAAAGTAAAATTATTTTCACTTTTTTTATCGGCTTTTATGTCACTTTTTTTGCCGTCAAAAAATACGCCGAATTTTGCACCATCGCTCATACTCATTAAATTTTGTTCAAAAGGATGATTAAATTTATATGTTATTTTCAAGTTTGCATTTGCTTCATCGCTTACACTTGAACTGCTTGGTAAAACCATTTGAAAATGCGCATTTAAGGCACTTGCAAAAACTAAAGAACATACACACGCTAAGAAAAATTTAAATTTCATAACATTTCTCCAAAAAAAATATTATGAAAATAATAACCTAAATATTATTAAAAATAAATAAATACTATGAAATTTATAAATTTACTAAAATTTTGTAAAATACATTAAAAATGAAAGGATAAAAAATGCCTCTTTTAGATAGTTTTAAAGTAGATCATACAAAGATGAAAGCTCCAGGGGTTCGTCTTGCAAAAGTTATGCAAACTCCAAAAGGTGATAATATAAGTGTTTTTGATTTAAGATTTTGCCGCCCAAATCACGAAATTATGAGCGAAAAAGGCACACACACGTTAGAACATCTTTTTGCAGGTTTTATGCGCGAACATTTAAACAGCAAAGATGTCGAAATAATCGATATTTCGCCTATGGGTTGCCGTACAGGATTTTATATGAGTTTAATCGGAAGACCTAGCGAAACGGAAGTTATAAAAGCATTTGAAAATTCTATGAAAGATGTTTTAAAAGTTACATCACAGGACGATATACCTGAACTTAATAAATTTCAATGCGGAAGCTATAAAATGCACAGTTTAAGCGAAGCAAAAGAAATTGCGCAAAATGTTTTAAATAAAGGCATTTGCATAATTAAAAACGATGAAATAAAGCTTGAAAATTTTTAAAATTTCAGTTTTTATCTTTGCCATAAAAATTTTCTTCCAAAACCAATGGAATTATCCGTAAATTTCAGCCAAACGATATGAATTTTGAAAATTTCCGGTTTCATTGCCAATGCAAACGGGAATTTTTTAAAGTAAATTTTTTTCGCTGTTTCATCCGCCGGACTTAAAATTCCATTAAATTGCACACCTTTTATTTTTCCTATAATTCTTGTATCAAGAGCTACCGTTCCGCTTACTTTAGGATTTTTTATTGAAATTTGAATATGACGCGTTTTGCTGTCACTTGCAATAGCAAAAAATCTGCTTTTTTCATCGTAAGCATAAAATGCACTAAATGCGTAAGGTGTATTATTTTCACATACCGAAATGCTAAGAAGCTTCATTTTTTTTAAGAATTTATCAAAATTTTCCATTTCATATTTTACTATTTTTTGTTATAATCCTGCCAAAAAAAGGAAATAAATGCAAAATTTAGATAAACTTCACACAATGCTTGAAATGCAAAAGAGATTAAATGACGAAACAAACGGTATAGGCTGGGAAAATGGTTATACAAAAGAAGGCAAAATTATAAGCTGGAAACGTTGTGTTTATATGGAATGTGCCGAACTGATTGATAGCTTTGCGTGGAAACACTGGAAAAATATAGCCGAACCTACAAATACAGAAAATGTAACTATAGAAATTGTCGATATTTGGCATTTTGTGATGAGTATGGTTTTAGAAGATCAAAAATTTGAAAAAGATATTTCAAAAATGACGACTGAAATCAGCGCAATCAGCGGATTTGGTGATTTTTGCGGTGAGGCATATGATATAAATGAATACAGCATTTATGAAATTATAAATGATGCTGAAATTTTGATACATCAAACAAGCGGTTTTATGATTGAAATTCACGAACTTTTAACGAATTACTTTAGACTTTCGCTTAAATGCGGTGTAAATCTAGATATTTTGTATAAAAAATATATCGGCAAAAATGTGCTAAACAAATTTCGTCAAGACCATGGCTATAAAAGCGGAAAATA from Campylobacter hominis ATCC BAA-381 carries:
- a CDS encoding energy-coupling factor transporter transmembrane component T, whose translation is MISPKLAFIATIFYSFFIALQSEIYATFFAPVIFVSLINYKLIAKIAVKILFLNIFIALIALSFWYFGQTKMAILVALRANLIIFFTLLLFYKFNIFEICSGIAEIKFCAKFAFLLFFSVKFIDALKKEFKRILKTLKARSFIAKTDIFSLKTYANIVGILFICAINRSENLQKALIVRNFNGNFKIIGSAQKINFAEILLLITIICVFIKKGQIL
- the cbiM gene encoding cobalt transporter CbiM, coding for MHISEGVLRPEIIIPAWAVTGVAVSVLLYKLKSDEISKVAAFSAIFFVASFIHFPLFGVTSVHLILSGLIGIMLGTNAFLAIFVGLFFQGLVFGFGGLSSLGVNTLIMGFPAIFMKFIAFKISPPKVGFFLAGFLAILISAFLLALTLFLNGEELKALAFAVFAMNIPLAVIEGFITLFAVSFILKIKPGVLK
- a CDS encoding DUF4198 domain-containing protein codes for the protein MKFKFFLACVCSLVFASALNAHFQMVLPSSSSVSDEANANLKITYKFNHPFEQNLMSMSDGAKFGVFFDGKKSDIKADKKSENNFTFYEANYIINEPGVYQFFVEPAPYFEPAENTFIKHITKTVVNAFGGGEGWNKPIGLKAEIVPLTRPYGLYKGNNFSAKVLYKGKPAKNIPVEVEYYNKNGLKAPTDDHVTQEVMTNENGEFSFTMPLTGWWGFAALIEDDETIKKDGKDYPIELGGVIWIETKDYIK
- the accD gene encoding acetyl-CoA carboxylase, carboxyltransferase subunit beta, whose protein sequence is MNLGDIFSKITRKQSTPEEAPSHWIKCPKCGSLMYHKEVESNNRVCPKCGHHMRLSAKERINLLADTETFEEFDKNLSPLDPIKFVDKKSYKKRVSESSEKTGGNSAVISGECEINGIKVQLCVFDFAFMGGSMGSVEGEKIVRSAKRALEKNQPLIIISASGGARMQESTFSLMQMSKTSAAIKILSEAKIPFISVLSDPTMGGVSASFAWLGDLIIAEPGALIGFAGQRVIKQTIGADLPENFQTSEFLLEHGLIDAIVERNEMKKYISDMITFFTHNNQIEVAEIDDEQNTNE
- a CDS encoding TAXI family TRAP transporter solute-binding subunit, which codes for MKKISAIIASLLIASTSLVAKEFISIGTGGMTGTYYPVGGAICRLVNKNANMKCSVQSTGASVYNVNNVLKGELNFGFVQSDVVYDKYNGTGKFEGAGDKDLRAVISIYPEMLAFVVSKESGIKSYNDLSGKKINVGNPGSGNEVTGLIVFDAYKFNVENLAHRGVLTAQECPMALKDKKIDGYFYVVGHPTANITDASNSIPIDLIGIEDAQINELLKKYPYFSKGVIPANLYKGVDHDTQTIGVKAVLVATKNQSDSSVRAVVKAILDNFDEYKKLHPALKLVTKESLVEGLSAPLHPAAEAVFKEEGILK
- the luxS gene encoding S-ribosylhomocysteine lyase; protein product: MPLLDSFKVDHTKMKAPGVRLAKVMQTPKGDNISVFDLRFCRPNHEIMSEKGTHTLEHLFAGFMREHLNSKDVEIIDISPMGCRTGFYMSLIGRPSETEVIKAFENSMKDVLKVTSQDDIPELNKFQCGSYKMHSLSEAKEIAQNVLNKGICIIKNDEIKLENF
- a CDS encoding energy-coupling factor ABC transporter ATP-binding protein, which encodes MSCSVSLKNVTAKIGERTLFENLNLSIGHKEKIAIIGANGVGKTTLLEIIAGLNANFDGDIELFHENVNDPKIYSKYRRLVGFLFQNSDEQFICPNVFDDIAFGLLASGVSQSEAKKRAEFMLNELEISHLKDKIVYNLSGGEKKLVALAGVLVMEPKILLFDEPTGGLDENMQKRLTKILQKLEKSIIIVSHDRAFLECVVTKFYTLTPNGLIS
- the dut gene encoding dUTPase → MQNLDKLHTMLEMQKRLNDETNGIGWENGYTKEGKIISWKRCVYMECAELIDSFAWKHWKNIAEPTNTENVTIEIVDIWHFVMSMVLEDQKFEKDISKMTTEISAISGFGDFCGEAYDINEYSIYEIINDAEILIHQTSGFMIEIHELLTNYFRLSLKCGVNLDILYKKYIGKNVLNKFRQDHGYKSGKYKKFWNEKEDNVVMSEILHAGILSEKEIYKALEKEYQKAK
- the dksA gene encoding molecular chaperone DnaK suppressor DksA: MKKTELKFFRKLLEERKEQIKKNINDSVNEVAELRSNNAADEFDVASMNTDSNLEYSLSSKQRYELEKIELALKKIENGTYGICEMCEDEISIDRLKAKPQARYCITCREIIEKQKK
- a CDS encoding 23S rRNA (pseudouridine(1915)-N(3))-methyltransferase RlmH — protein: MSEIFVNSIQKNKNDFAMQIAEYIKMSQKFAALKDNVFFNQKIAKAQSIGKDEALKSYDEVYFAHKKGYLIALDERGEMIDSLQFAEILSKNSQISFFIGGAYGLSENFKQKMDKIISLTKLTLAHKIAKLMLFEQIFRGLCINAGHPYHK
- a CDS encoding TRAP transporter permease, translated to MEKAKKDEQVLEVKSREFDSPILFWITTIVCFSWAVFQLYIAYFPLNTTIARSIHLAFALGIIFLLFPLKIHKSANSFIPWYDWILVIIGVLATLYPFIEFYDLANRPGDYLVRDIVVSLIAIFILFEAGRRMMGPALGIIAFIFLLYCYFGQYMPDIIAHQGASLSKLAGHMFLTTEGIFGVPLGVSVSFIYLFVLFGSLLERAGAGQYFINVAFSLLGRFRGGPAKASVIASGLTGMVSGSSTANVVTVGTFTIPLMKKAGLTSVKAGAVEVAAGVNGQLMPPIMGAAAFIIAEFLGMSYTNIMIAAVIPAFACYASLFFIVHLESCKLGLKSSPKSEISKFKIILSGIHYIIPILVLLYILLIAKESPISAAFYAINTIFIIMIIQDPLKKFIIHEKITKADFLRGFSDIFWAMVAASKNMVTVAVATALAGLIIGSISLTGIGQVLADVVEKLAGNNILLILVLTAVMSLILGMGLPTTANYIVVSSLVAPVILMLAGKNDFIIPAIAVHLFVFYFGILADDTPPVGIAAYAAAGIAKANPVTVGLQGFFYDLRTTILPFAFFFNNKLLLIESVGNPYDPLTIVWISDPLTILLIFSMALIGIFAFSSALQGWLVTRCNVIERILMLIITPLCLVPNICVKYFDFINDECTSYIIGTTIFAIIFAKQWIISSKNPSLRSGTPKAI